Proteins encoded by one window of Enterococcus faecalis:
- a CDS encoding collagen binding domain-containing protein, translating into MTKSVKFLVLLLVMILPIAGALLIGPISFGAELSKSPIVDKVELDHTTLYQGEMTSIKVSFSDKENQKIKPGDTITLTLPNALVGMTENDGSPRKINLNGLGEVFIYKDHVVATFNEKVESLHNVNGHFSFGIKTLITNSSQPNVIETDFGTATATQRLTIEGVTNTETGQIERDYPFFYKVGDLAGESNQVRWFLNVNLNKSDVTEDISIADRQGSGQQLNKESFTFDIVNDKETKYISLAEFEQQGYGKIDFVTDNDFNLRFYQDKARFTSFIVRYTSTITEAGQHQATFENSYDINYQLNNQDATNEKNTSQVKNVFVEGEASGNQNVEMPTEESLDIPLETIEEWEPKTPTSEQATETSEKTDTTETAESSQPEVHVSPTEEENPDEGGTLGTIEPIIPEKPSVTTEENGTTETAESSQPEVHVSPTEEENPDESETLGTIAPILPEKPSVTTEENGTTETAESSQSEVHVSPTKEITITEKKQPSTETTVETNKTITSKNQPQILNAPLNTLKNEGSPQLAPQLLSEPIQKLNEANGQRELPKTGTTKTPFMLIARILASTFAVLGVSYLQIRKN; encoded by the coding sequence ATGACAAAAAGTGTAAAATTTTTAGTGTTACTGTTGGTAATGATTCTACCAATTGCGGGGGCGTTATTAATTGGTCCAATTTCATTTGGCGCCGAATTGAGCAAAAGTCCAATCGTTGACAAAGTAGAATTAGATCACACTACTTTATATCAAGGGGAGATGACCTCCATTAAAGTATCTTTTAGTGACAAAGAAAATCAGAAAATAAAACCTGGAGATACTATTACTTTAACTTTACCAAATGCATTAGTTGGAATGACCGAGAACGATGGCTCACCACGAAAAATCAATTTAAATGGTTTAGGGGAAGTTTTTATCTATAAAGATCATGTTGTAGCAACATTTAATGAAAAAGTTGAATCTTTACATAATGTGAATGGGCATTTTTCTTTCGGGATTAAAACGCTTATCACCAATAGTTCGCAACCGAACGTGATAGAAACGGATTTCGGAACAGCAACGGCGACTCAACGTTTGACGATTGAAGGAGTGACTAACACAGAGACTGGCCAAATTGAGCGAGACTATCCGTTTTTTTATAAAGTAGGCGATTTGGCTGGAGAGTCAAATCAAGTACGTTGGTTTTTAAATGTGAACCTCAATAAATCCGATGTCACAGAAGATATTTCAATTGCGGATCGACAAGGAAGTGGTCAACAATTAAATAAAGAGAGTTTTACATTTGATATTGTGAATGACAAAGAAACTAAATATATTTCACTTGCCGAGTTTGAGCAACAAGGTTATGGCAAAATTGACTTTGTGACAGATAACGACTTTAATTTACGTTTTTATCAGGATAAAGCACGCTTTACTTCCTTTATCGTCCGTTACACTTCGACAATCACAGAAGCAGGCCAACATCAAGCAACATTTGAAAATAGTTATGACATCAATTATCAACTAAACAATCAAGACGCAACGAATGAAAAAAATACATCACAGGTTAAAAATGTTTTTGTAGAAGGCGAGGCAAGCGGTAATCAAAATGTGGAAATGCCAACAGAAGAAAGTCTAGACATTCCTTTAGAGACAATAGAAGAATGGGAACCAAAGACACCTACTTCGGAACAGGCAACAGAAACAAGTGAAAAGACAGACACAACAGAAACTGCAGAAAGCAGTCAACCAGAAGTTCATGTCTCACCAACAGAAGAAGAAAATCCAGATGAAGGTGGAACACTAGGCACGATTGAGCCAATCATACCTGAAAAACCAAGTGTGACAACTGAAGAGAATGGCACAACAGAAACTGCAGAAAGCAGTCAACCAGAAGTTCATGTGTCGCCAACGGAAGAAGAAAATCCAGATGAAAGTGAAACGTTAGGTACAATTGCACCAATCCTACCTGAAAAACCAAGTGTGACAACTGAAGAGAATGGCACAACAGAAACGGCAGAAAGCAGCCAATCAGAAGTTCATGTCTCACCAACAAAAGAAATTACTATAACTGAGAAAAAACAGCCATCCACAGAAACAACTGTGGAGACAAATAAAACTATTACATCAAAAAATCAACCACAAATACTAAACGCTCCATTAAATACATTGAAAAATGAAGGAAGCCCACAATTGGCTCCCCAACTGCTTAGTGAACCAATTCAAAAATTAAATGAAGCAAACGGGCAACGAGAACTTCCCAAAACAGGCACAACAAAAACACCGTTTATGTTAATAGCAAGAATACTGGCAAGTACATTTGCTGTTTTAGGTGTAAGTTATCTACAAATCAGAAAGAATTAA